One stretch of Candidatus Poribacteria bacterium DNA includes these proteins:
- a CDS encoding MBL fold metallo-hydrolase yields MHPLVDLKVPDGSVAVHWFEQSSFALKDPAGTIVQIDPYFPRERPADRFIHTEPPLDESALPTDFVLLTHAHGDHTCPESIRRIWETSTATRFVGPEESTRQISSETDVAAENTLEIRAGESATLNGLTVHAVYAKPPEGDAAADIAPPDVTHLGYVIVSNGVTLYFSGDPINNFAEHDELISAVAAHKPDIGFLTNHPTEGEFPFYDGCVKMATRIGLQHAVPVHRACFVTRDYDPNEWADQFPAGGPEPLIIERNSHIIYQ; encoded by the coding sequence ATGCACCCACTTGTTGACTTGAAAGTGCCAGATGGATCTGTTGCTGTTCATTGGTTTGAACAGAGCAGCTTTGCCTTGAAAGATCCGGCTGGTACGATTGTCCAAATCGACCCCTATTTTCCGCGTGAACGTCCCGCGGACCGTTTTATTCATACCGAACCACCGCTTGATGAATCGGCACTTCCAACCGATTTCGTTCTCTTAACACACGCACACGGCGATCACACCTGTCCAGAGTCCATACGCCGCATTTGGGAGACTTCCACAGCGACGCGGTTTGTTGGACCCGAAGAAAGCACCCGCCAAATCTCGTCAGAGACGGATGTCGCGGCAGAGAACACCTTAGAAATTCGTGCTGGAGAATCAGCCACACTCAACGGTCTTACTGTGCATGCAGTCTATGCGAAACCCCCTGAGGGCGATGCCGCTGCTGACATAGCACCACCCGATGTAACGCACTTGGGATACGTCATCGTCAGCAACGGTGTAACCCTCTATTTCAGCGGTGATCCGATTAACAACTTCGCTGAGCATGACGAACTAATTTCAGCCGTCGCAGCACATAAACCGGATATCGGTTTTCTGACAAATCATCCCACCGAAGGTGAGTTTCCGTTCTACGATGGCTGCGTGAAAATGGCAACGCGGATTGGACTACAGCACGCCGTGCCAGTGCACCGCGCCTGTTTCGTCACCCGCGATTACGATCCAAATGAGTGGGCAGACCAGTTTCCAGCAGGCGGTCCCGAACCGCTTATCATTGAAAGAAATTCGCATATTATTTATCAATAG
- a CDS encoding VanZ family protein, with protein MKYWAPPLLYMALIFGISSLEQPPLPMPEFEWLTIDKLYHFIEYAILGGLLTRAFVKASPSIISSRFTWHAAVVLSILYGASDEWHQTFVPGRFATLADWVADVLGSIAGVLVVYLYYKKKES; from the coding sequence ATGAAATATTGGGCCCCGCCTCTCCTATACATGGCACTCATCTTTGGCATTTCGTCCTTGGAACAGCCGCCGCTTCCGATGCCGGAATTCGAGTGGCTGACGATTGACAAACTCTACCATTTTATCGAATACGCCATACTCGGCGGATTGCTAACACGAGCGTTTGTGAAGGCAAGCCCTTCAATAATATCATCACGGTTCACATGGCACGCGGCGGTAGTGCTCTCAATCCTCTACGGTGCAAGCGATGAATGGCATCAGACCTTCGTCCCCGGTAGATTTGCTACTCTTGCGGACTGGGTGGCAGATGTGTTGGGATCAATTGCAGGAGTGCTGGTGGTCTATCTCTATTATAAAAAGAAGGAAAGTTAA
- a CDS encoding NIPSNAP family protein, whose product MIYELRTYQVVPGKMKNLNDRFANITVPLFEKHGMKVIGFWETAIGEATTTELIYMLAFEDLGHYQRAWDAFIADPAWQEAKRLTEVGGPLVNVASSKIIEPTDYSPLQ is encoded by the coding sequence ATGATTTATGAATTACGAACGTATCAGGTTGTACCGGGGAAAATGAAAAACTTGAACGACCGATTCGCCAATATCACCGTTCCGCTGTTTGAAAAGCACGGTATGAAAGTTATCGGGTTTTGGGAAACCGCTATCGGCGAGGCAACGACAACAGAACTGATCTATATGCTCGCGTTTGAAGATCTGGGGCACTATCAGCGTGCCTGGGATGCGTTCATAGCCGATCCGGCATGGCAAGAGGCGAAACGCCTGACGGAAGTCGGCGGTCCACTGGTGAACGTGGCGAGTTCAAAGATTATTGAGCCAACCGATTATTCACCATTGCAATAG
- a CDS encoding RraA family protein: MSDGQNQWDNDTELFDMMEEQLYAAVISDALDAAGYREQALPHTIRPLHPETVVVGRAMPVQCVDVYEIPDEPYQQEIAAVDSLKENDVFVCSTNQSTRNCIWGELLSTAARARGARGAIVDGFIRDARQILAMGFPVFTTGLSPVDSSGRGDVIAYNVPIECGGVTVNPGDIVFGDADGIVVIPQAVETEVIAAAVEKVSGENRTRDALRAGATLREVYDKYGIL; the protein is encoded by the coding sequence ATGTCCGACGGGCAGAATCAATGGGATAACGACACAGAACTGTTTGATATGATGGAAGAGCAGTTATACGCCGCTGTGATTTCGGATGCCCTTGATGCAGCCGGGTACCGCGAACAGGCACTACCACATACTATCCGTCCTCTTCACCCAGAGACAGTTGTCGTAGGTCGCGCGATGCCGGTGCAGTGTGTGGATGTCTACGAGATTCCAGACGAACCGTATCAGCAGGAAATCGCAGCGGTGGATAGCCTCAAAGAGAACGATGTGTTCGTCTGCTCTACAAACCAGAGTACCCGTAACTGTATTTGGGGAGAACTCCTCTCAACGGCTGCGCGTGCGCGTGGCGCGCGTGGTGCTATCGTTGATGGGTTTATCCGAGATGCCCGCCAAATCTTAGCGATGGGGTTTCCTGTGTTCACAACTGGGTTGTCGCCTGTGGATTCCAGTGGACGCGGTGATGTGATTGCCTATAACGTTCCGATTGAATGTGGTGGTGTCACGGTTAATCCTGGCGACATCGTGTTCGGCGATGCAGACGGTATCGTTGTCATCCCACAAGCGGTGGAAACAGAGGTGATTGCAGCTGCTGTGGAAAAGGTCAGCGGTGAAAACCGAACTCGCGATGCACTCCGCGCTGGAGCAACACTCCGAGAAGTCTACGACAAATATGGAATATTGTGA
- a CDS encoding YjhG/YagF family D-xylonate dehydratase, translating into MAKQINYADILETGDNGIYDIQTHAAGPEGSLPLTAEMLLTRPSGDVFGLTHNAAMGWAPTELRREEFLILSTQGGIRAPDGSPIALGYHTGHWEVGLLMQAVAHELKELAAIPFAGYCSDPCDGRTQGTVGMMDSLAYRNDAAQVFRRLIRSLPTRKGVVGVATCDKGLPAMMMALASMRELPAVLVPGGVTLPPTTGEDAGKIQTIGARFAHGEISLQDAADMGCRACATPGGGCQFLGTAATSQVVGEALGMSLTHTALAPSGQNIWSDMGLRSARAVVNLAAKGLTMNDIVTPEAIRNAMVVHAAFGGSTNLLLHIPAIAHAAGLDRPTIDDWTEVNQNVPRLVDVLPNGPVGHPTVRVFLAGGVPEVMLHLRELGCLNENVLTATGETLGSNLDWWATSERRARVRQTLQDKDNIAPDEVILSPNAAKEAGLTSTVTFPRGSLAPEGSVIKSTAIDPSVVDADGVYRMTGPARVFVRESEAIQTLKGQGERDIQPGDIIVLCCRGPQGTGMEEVYQLTAALKHLSFGKNIALITDARFSGVSTGACIGHVGPEALANGPIGKVLDGDIIQIEIDTRRLEGSIDLVGHGSEHFSAEEGERVLAERQPRPDLSPDEALPDDTRLWAALQSVGGGTWGGCVYDVDAIINALK; encoded by the coding sequence ATGGCAAAACAGATTAACTACGCTGATATCTTAGAAACCGGCGATAACGGCATCTATGATATCCAAACACACGCTGCTGGTCCCGAGGGCAGTTTGCCGCTTACAGCAGAAATGCTCCTCACTCGACCAAGCGGAGATGTATTTGGCTTGACCCACAACGCTGCCATGGGTTGGGCACCGACGGAGCTGCGACGCGAAGAATTTCTGATCCTCAGCACACAAGGCGGAATCCGCGCCCCCGATGGGAGTCCGATCGCACTTGGGTATCATACTGGGCATTGGGAAGTTGGACTCCTGATGCAGGCAGTCGCGCATGAACTGAAAGAACTCGCCGCGATTCCCTTCGCAGGCTACTGTTCTGACCCGTGTGACGGACGCACCCAAGGCACCGTTGGCATGATGGACAGTCTCGCCTATCGCAACGATGCGGCACAGGTTTTCCGCCGACTCATCCGTTCCCTACCGACGCGGAAGGGTGTCGTCGGTGTTGCCACCTGTGATAAAGGCTTGCCCGCAATGATGATGGCACTCGCCTCAATGAGGGAATTACCGGCTGTGCTTGTTCCGGGTGGTGTGACGTTGCCACCTACGACAGGTGAAGACGCTGGCAAAATCCAGACGATCGGCGCACGTTTCGCACACGGTGAGATTAGCCTGCAAGATGCAGCGGATATGGGATGCCGTGCCTGTGCAACCCCCGGGGGTGGTTGTCAATTCTTGGGCACCGCAGCGACTTCACAGGTCGTTGGTGAAGCATTGGGAATGAGCCTAACACATACTGCATTAGCACCGTCTGGACAGAATATCTGGTCGGATATGGGATTGCGTTCGGCACGCGCCGTTGTGAATCTGGCTGCAAAAGGGTTGACGATGAACGATATTGTCACGCCAGAGGCGATTCGGAACGCTATGGTCGTACACGCAGCATTTGGCGGTTCGACGAATCTCTTATTGCACATTCCCGCGATTGCCCATGCTGCTGGACTCGACCGTCCGACAATAGACGACTGGACGGAAGTCAATCAGAACGTCCCGCGTCTCGTCGATGTCCTACCGAATGGTCCGGTTGGTCATCCGACTGTGAGAGTCTTCCTTGCGGGTGGTGTGCCTGAAGTGATGCTCCATCTACGCGAACTGGGATGTCTCAATGAAAACGTGCTAACAGCAACAGGCGAAACCCTCGGTAGCAACCTTGATTGGTGGGCAACTTCTGAACGACGCGCACGCGTTCGCCAAACATTGCAGGATAAAGATAACATTGCCCCTGATGAAGTGATTCTGAGTCCGAATGCTGCGAAGGAAGCAGGATTGACAAGCACAGTAACATTCCCACGCGGCAGCCTTGCCCCCGAAGGATCTGTCATTAAAAGTACTGCTATTGATCCGAGTGTCGTTGACGCTGATGGTGTGTATCGGATGACGGGACCCGCACGGGTCTTTGTTCGGGAATCTGAAGCGATACAGACACTTAAAGGTCAGGGTGAACGGGACATCCAACCCGGTGACATCATCGTGCTGTGTTGCCGAGGACCGCAAGGCACAGGCATGGAGGAAGTCTACCAGTTAACTGCAGCACTCAAACACCTCTCGTTTGGTAAAAATATCGCCCTGATTACCGATGCACGGTTCTCCGGCGTATCAACGGGAGCCTGTATTGGACACGTCGGACCGGAAGCACTTGCCAACGGTCCCATCGGGAAGGTGCTGGATGGCGATATAATTCAGATCGAGATTGATACCCGACGACTGGAAGGGAGTATCGACCTTGTCGGACACGGCAGTGAGCACTTCAGTGCTGAAGAAGGTGAACGCGTGTTAGCAGAACGACAACCGCGTCCAGATCTCTCACCGGACGAGGCTTTGCCAGATGATACACGGCTTTGGGCAGCGTTGCAATCTGTCGGCGGCGGCACATGGGGTGGCTGTGTCTACGATGTAGACGCGATCATCAATGCCCTGAAATAG
- the purE gene encoding 5-(carboxyamino)imidazole ribonucleotide mutase — MSLQEPKTPLVGIVMGSDSDLEKMAEAAKVLEEFEVPFEITISSAHRSPERTMAWTEKIKAEGGKVIIAGAGRAAHLAGVIAAHTTLPVIGVPIDGGPLNGVDALYATVQMPPGIPVGTMAIGSGGARNAGLFAVQILALQFPELEAKLLAYKTKLSDGVAEKAERLQEVGYENY; from the coding sequence ATGTCTCTCCAAGAACCAAAAACTCCGCTTGTCGGTATTGTCATGGGAAGTGACTCCGACTTGGAGAAAATGGCGGAAGCCGCAAAAGTTTTAGAAGAATTCGAGGTTCCATTCGAGATAACGATCTCCTCCGCGCACCGCTCGCCGGAACGAACAATGGCGTGGACGGAAAAGATTAAAGCAGAAGGTGGAAAGGTTATCATTGCCGGTGCCGGACGCGCAGCACATCTCGCCGGTGTCATCGCGGCACATACAACGCTGCCGGTCATCGGTGTGCCGATCGACGGCGGACCGCTCAACGGCGTGGACGCGCTCTATGCGACAGTCCAAATGCCTCCGGGTATTCCCGTCGGAACAATGGCAATTGGTTCGGGCGGTGCAAGGAACGCAGGACTATTCGCTGTCCAAATCTTAGCACTCCAATTCCCAGAACTGGAGGCGAAACTATTAGCATATAAAACGAAGTTAAGTGATGGCGTTGCGGAGAAAGCGGAGCGGCTCCAAGAAGTGGGCTACGAGAATTATTGA
- a CDS encoding Uma2 family endonuclease translates to MHNSQTNPESTQEIAAPSTMTLEEFLENDFEGYEYIKGELVPMAAAAIVHGEIGSNIHFLLASYVRKNKLGRLYIAETTFQLSDRVVKPDIAFVSTERLSDDKLKGFSVAPDLAIEIVSPTDKHYDVTEKALAYLKSGTRLVWVIEPVAKTVMVYRSETDFALLTYEDTLTGEDVVEGFTCPVAQLFE, encoded by the coding sequence ATGCATAATTCGCAGACCAACCCTGAATCCACTCAAGAGATAGCAGCACCCTCTACGATGACATTGGAGGAATTCCTTGAAAACGACTTTGAGGGTTATGAGTATATAAAAGGAGAATTAGTGCCGATGGCAGCTGCTGCAATTGTACATGGTGAAATAGGATCTAACATCCATTTTCTTTTAGCATCATACGTTCGTAAAAATAAATTAGGGCGTTTATATATTGCAGAAACGACATTTCAATTAAGTGATCGGGTAGTAAAACCTGATATTGCGTTTGTCTCGACAGAGCGGTTGTCAGATGATAAATTAAAAGGATTCTCCGTAGCTCCTGATCTCGCTATTGAGATAGTCTCCCCGACAGATAAGCACTATGATGTCACCGAAAAGGCGTTAGCCTATCTGAAATCTGGAACACGCCTCGTCTGGGTTATCGAACCGGTTGCGAAGACAGTAATGGTCTATCGCTCTGAAACAGATTTCGCGCTGCTGACTTATGAAGACACACTGACAGGTGAAGATGTAGTCGAAGGATTTACGTGTCCGGTCGCGCAATTGTTTGAATAA